A DNA window from Bacteroidales bacterium contains the following coding sequences:
- the recG gene encoding ATP-dependent DNA helicase RecG yields the protein MQQYLQQDIQFLPGVGPKRADLLREELNIHKVEDLLTCYPYRYVDRSRFYKISEINPDMPFIQIKGKIRSYAAIGKGKGKRLVADFADDSGNLELVWFRGAKWIPENYPVGKELVVFGRPSLYQQRINVVHPELEDPEKKHVLSSRLQAVYSTTEKLKNNYLTSKAISKLMANLIKGLPGKFEETLPAWLLQKLHLVTLDTAMRQIHFPDATEQYKRAELRLKFEELFYIQLHILHGKTERNRRFRGNIFKTVGEGFNTFYREHLSFELTEAQKKVMKEIRRDMGSGRQMNRLLQGDVGSGKTLVALMSMLIAIDNGYQACLMAPTEILAQQHYKSISDFLNGMDVRIELLTGSVRKARRGPIHEALLDGTLNILIGTHALIEDAVQFRQLGLVVIDEQHRFGVAQRARLWKKADVLPHVLVMTATPIPRTLAMTLYGDLDVSVIDELPPGRKPVITRHSYDSKRLMVFGFLKKQLALGRQAYIVYPLIKESESLDYKDLEDGLESISRAFPPPRYQVSVVHGKMKPEEKEASMAHFVAGRTHIMVATTVIEVGVDVSNATIMIIESAERFGLSQLHQLRGRVGRGAEQSYCILMSGYKLSDEGRKRIETMVRTNDGFEIAEVDLKLRGPGDIEGTQQSGIPFNLKIAHLGRDTQILHLARDTAELIIGEDPGLKLEKNYIFAKHIKKGNPSRIDWGKIS from the coding sequence ATGCAACAATATCTTCAGCAGGACATTCAATTTCTTCCGGGGGTGGGCCCCAAACGAGCCGATCTGCTCAGAGAGGAGCTGAATATTCATAAGGTTGAAGACCTGCTGACCTGCTATCCTTACCGCTATGTGGACCGTAGCCGCTTCTACAAGATCTCGGAAATAAACCCGGATATGCCTTTTATCCAGATCAAGGGCAAAATTCGGAGCTATGCCGCCATCGGAAAGGGAAAAGGCAAAAGACTGGTAGCCGATTTTGCAGATGATAGCGGGAATCTGGAACTGGTCTGGTTCAGAGGGGCCAAATGGATTCCGGAAAACTACCCGGTGGGCAAAGAGCTGGTGGTATTTGGAAGACCCTCCCTTTACCAACAAAGAATAAATGTGGTTCACCCGGAACTGGAAGATCCCGAAAAAAAACATGTGCTCAGTTCCAGGCTGCAGGCGGTCTATTCCACCACTGAAAAACTGAAGAATAACTATCTCACTTCCAAGGCAATCAGTAAGCTGATGGCCAACCTGATCAAAGGGCTTCCCGGAAAATTTGAAGAGACCCTTCCTGCCTGGCTTTTACAGAAGCTGCACCTGGTTACTCTGGACACCGCCATGCGCCAGATCCACTTTCCTGATGCCACTGAGCAGTATAAGAGGGCCGAACTTCGTCTTAAATTCGAGGAACTCTTTTACATCCAGTTACATATCCTTCACGGAAAGACAGAACGAAACAGACGTTTCCGGGGAAATATTTTCAAAACCGTGGGCGAAGGTTTTAACACCTTTTACAGGGAACACCTTTCATTTGAGCTGACAGAGGCACAAAAAAAAGTGATGAAGGAAATCCGGAGAGATATGGGATCGGGGCGACAGATGAACCGCCTGTTGCAGGGGGATGTGGGAAGCGGGAAGACCCTGGTGGCGCTGATGTCCATGCTGATAGCCATAGACAATGGTTACCAGGCCTGTCTGATGGCCCCCACGGAGATCCTCGCCCAGCAACATTACAAGAGTATCAGCGATTTCCTGAATGGTATGGATGTGCGGATAGAGCTGCTGACCGGATCGGTCCGGAAGGCCAGACGGGGACCTATCCATGAAGCATTGCTGGATGGTACTCTGAATATCCTTATTGGTACGCATGCCCTGATCGAAGATGCGGTTCAGTTCAGACAGCTGGGACTGGTGGTGATCGATGAGCAACACCGCTTCGGGGTTGCCCAGAGGGCCCGGCTCTGGAAAAAGGCCGATGTCCTCCCCCACGTGCTGGTAATGACCGCCACCCCCATCCCCCGGACTCTGGCCATGACCCTCTATGGGGACCTGGATGTATCGGTGATCGATGAACTGCCGCCAGGCAGAAAACCTGTTATCACCCGTCATTCTTATGATTCCAAAAGACTGATGGTCTTTGGATTTTTAAAGAAACAGCTGGCACTGGGCCGTCAGGCCTACATTGTCTACCCCCTGATCAAAGAGTCCGAATCGCTCGATTACAAGGACCTGGAGGACGGACTTGAAAGCATCTCCCGGGCCTTCCCCCCGCCCCGGTACCAGGTAAGTGTGGTTCACGGAAAGATGAAGCCGGAGGAAAAGGAGGCCTCCATGGCTCATTTCGTGGCCGGGCGCACGCATATCATGGTCGCCACCACCGTGATAGAGGTTGGGGTGGACGTCAGCAACGCCACCATCATGATCATTGAGAGTGCCGAACGCTTCGGACTGTCCCAGCTGCACCAGCTCCGGGGCAGGGTGGGACGGGGTGCCGAACAATCTTATTGCATCCTGATGTCGGGTTATAAACTGTCGGATGAGGGAAGAAAACGCATTGAGACCATGGTGCGGACCAACGATGGATTTGAGATCGCCGAAGTGGACCTGAAGCTGCGCGGACCGGGCGATATTGAAGGAACCCAACAAAGCGGCATTCCCTTCAACCTGAAGATTGCCCACCTGGGCCGGGATACCCAGATCCTCCACCTGGCAAGGGATACAGCGGAGCTGATTATCGGGGAGGACCCCGGCCTGAAGCTCGAAAAAAACTACATCTTTGCCAAGCATATCAAAAAAGGGAATCCTTCTCGGATCGACTGGGGAAAAATCAGCTAG
- a CDS encoding ABC transporter ATP-binding protein: METIISLDKIVKNYYIGSITVEALRSVDIDIKKNEYVAIMGPSGSGKSTLMNLVGALDTPTSGEYILNGTDVSKMDDNRLAEIRNMEIGFIFQIFNLLPRYTALENVMLPLIYAGVPKSERSARATQTLTEVGLADRMDHKPNELSGGQRQRVAVARALVNDPSIILADEPTGNLDSKTSVDIMELFGHIHRRGNTIILVTHEEDIARYAHRIIRLLDGKIDKIEINKTPRT; this comes from the coding sequence ATGGAAACAATTATCAGTCTGGATAAGATTGTCAAGAACTACTATATAGGTTCGATTACCGTAGAAGCACTGCGTTCGGTAGATATTGATATCAAGAAAAATGAGTATGTGGCGATCATGGGGCCCTCCGGTTCAGGGAAGTCTACCCTGATGAACCTGGTGGGAGCCCTGGATACCCCTACCAGCGGGGAGTATATTCTGAACGGAACAGATGTGAGTAAAATGGACGATAACCGCCTGGCAGAGATCAGAAACATGGAAATCGGGTTTATTTTCCAGATTTTCAATCTGCTGCCCAGGTATACGGCACTGGAGAATGTGATGCTTCCGCTGATTTATGCAGGAGTTCCTAAATCGGAACGTTCGGCAAGGGCCACCCAGACACTGACTGAAGTAGGGCTGGCCGACAGGATGGACCATAAGCCCAATGAGTTATCGGGCGGACAGCGTCAAAGGGTGGCAGTGGCCCGTGCCCTGGTGAACGATCCTTCCATTATCCTGGCCGATGAACCTACAGGAAATCTGGATTCCAAAACCTCGGTGGATATCATGGAACTGTTTGGTCATATTCACCGGAGGGGAAATACCATTATCCTGGTGACCCATGAGGAGGATATTGCCCGCTATGCCCACCGGATCATCAGGTTGCTTGACGGGAAGATCGATAAGATAGAGATCAATAAAACTCCCCGGACATAA
- a CDS encoding cob(I)yrinic acid a,c-diamide adenosyltransferase yields MYTKGGDKGKTSLIGGRRVPKYHSRIEAYGTVDELMAHTTLLRDLVADEQIREELLTILNIQMATASVLAADCDDCPVELPVVGDEQVIFLEERIDEMDASLEPLRHFILPGGNQAVSQAHIARTVCRRTERCILKLAQDVNIQEDILRFYNRLSDYFFVLSRKIAQLTGVKQQAWNPGL; encoded by the coding sequence ATTTATACCAAGGGTGGCGATAAAGGAAAAACTTCTCTTATCGGCGGACGCAGGGTACCCAAGTATCATTCCCGCATTGAGGCTTATGGCACGGTGGACGAACTGATGGCCCATACCACCCTGTTGCGCGATCTGGTAGCCGATGAACAAATCCGGGAAGAGTTGCTGACCATTTTAAATATTCAGATGGCCACAGCCTCGGTACTGGCAGCCGACTGTGACGATTGTCCCGTGGAGCTCCCCGTGGTAGGAGATGAACAGGTCATTTTCCTGGAAGAGAGGATCGATGAAATGGACGCTTCGCTGGAACCGCTGCGCCACTTTATTTTGCCCGGCGGAAACCAGGCCGTTTCACAGGCACATATTGCCAGGACTGTTTGCAGGCGGACCGAGCGGTGCATTCTGAAGCTCGCCCAGGATGTTAATATCCAGGAAGACATCCTTCGTTTTTATAACCGCCTTTCTGACTATTTTTTCGTGCTTTCCCGCAAAATTGCTCAGCTTACCGGGGTCAAACAGCAAGCCTGGAATCCGGGCTTGTAG
- a CDS encoding OstA-like protein — MILSRYKRSFGFSLLILSILDPASMVWGQKVTTLEILNADLTAFDVNIGKDARKLIGDVRLKHEDVVMTCDSAYFYPATSSVDAFSRVRVQQADTLTLTGDLAYYNGISRLARVRNNVKLVNKDMTLLTDSLNYDRDAGIAYYMGGGVLTQEDSRLSSGRGRFILDTEIFFFMDSVVITAPDYSIHTDSMKYDTRTEISYFSGPTEITGEERYIYCENGWYDTRQDISYVTDHAYMEEGGRILKGDTLYYEAEQGFGRANSNVELIDTAENMTLKGNFGLYYRDQETAMVTDSALMIKVDGSDTMYIHADTLHSLQNPVIEEQSRILKAYYKVKIFRSDLQVMCDSLVYVEADSLFDFYGEPVLWSDENQLTSAQMRIYMADQKLDRMELSGIAFVASQKDSVKFDQMRGKEMTGYFVENKLDRLLVKGNGQTIYYATDEDIIVGANKTECSDLTIYLHDNQISKVVYITQPKGTYYPLDKFPAGEALLSDFKWLDKWRPLRWEDVFIWK, encoded by the coding sequence ATGATCCTGTCCCGGTATAAGCGATCCTTCGGTTTCAGCCTGCTTATACTAAGCATACTGGACCCCGCATCCATGGTATGGGGACAGAAAGTTACTACCCTGGAGATCCTGAATGCCGATCTCACAGCCTTCGATGTGAATATCGGGAAAGATGCCCGGAAACTGATTGGCGATGTACGCTTAAAACACGAAGACGTGGTGATGACCTGCGATTCAGCCTATTTCTATCCGGCCACCTCCTCCGTGGATGCCTTCAGTCGAGTGCGGGTGCAACAGGCCGATACCCTGACTCTTACAGGCGACCTGGCCTATTATAACGGGATAAGCCGGCTGGCCCGTGTCAGGAACAATGTGAAGCTGGTAAATAAAGATATGACCCTGCTGACCGACTCTCTCAACTATGACCGGGATGCAGGTATCGCCTACTATATGGGAGGGGGCGTTCTTACTCAGGAGGACAGCAGGCTAAGCAGCGGCCGGGGACGCTTCATTTTGGATACGGAAATATTTTTCTTCATGGATTCCGTGGTCATCACAGCCCCGGACTACTCCATCCATACCGACAGCATGAAATATGATACCCGGACAGAGATCTCCTATTTTAGCGGTCCCACGGAGATCACCGGGGAGGAGCGATATATATACTGTGAAAACGGATGGTACGACACCAGGCAGGATATCTCCTACGTGACCGACCATGCCTATATGGAAGAGGGGGGCCGGATCCTCAAAGGAGATACTCTGTACTATGAGGCTGAACAGGGATTCGGCAGGGCCAACTCCAATGTGGAACTGATCGACACAGCCGAAAATATGACTTTGAAGGGTAACTTCGGACTCTACTACAGGGATCAGGAGACCGCCATGGTCACCGATAGCGCCCTGATGATCAAGGTCGATGGCTCCGACACCATGTACATTCATGCAGATACACTGCACTCCTTGCAGAATCCGGTAATCGAGGAGCAGAGCAGAATCCTGAAGGCCTATTATAAAGTGAAGATATTCCGTTCCGACCTGCAGGTGATGTGCGATTCGCTGGTTTATGTGGAAGCGGACAGCCTGTTTGACTTCTACGGGGAACCGGTACTCTGGTCTGATGAAAACCAGCTGACTTCTGCTCAGATGAGAATTTATATGGCAGACCAGAAACTCGATCGTATGGAACTCAGCGGGATCGCCTTTGTGGCCTCTCAAAAAGATTCGGTTAAATTCGATCAGATGAGAGGCAAAGAGATGACCGGCTATTTCGTGGAGAACAAACTGGACAGGTTACTGGTGAAAGGAAACGGTCAGACCATCTACTATGCGACCGATGAGGATATCATCGTGGGAGCCAATAAAACAGAATGTTCAGATTTAACCATCTATCTGCATGATAATCAGATATCAAAAGTGGTTTATATCACCCAGCCCAAGGGAACGTATTATCCATTGGACAAGTTTCCTGCAGGAGAAGCACTTCTGAGTGATTTCAAATGGCTTGACAAATGGCGCCCTCTGCGATGGGAGGATGTGTTTATCTGGAAATAA
- a CDS encoding DUF2795 domain-containing protein, protein MYWTLELASKLEDAPWPATKEELIDFAIRSGAPMEVIENLQEIEDEGDVYESIEDIWPDYPSKDDFFFNEDEY, encoded by the coding sequence ATGTACTGGACCCTGGAATTAGCTTCAAAACTGGAAGATGCGCCCTGGCCTGCAACAAAAGAGGAGTTGATAGATTTTGCTATCAGATCAGGTGCTCCTATGGAAGTTATTGAAAACCTTCAGGAAATTGAGGACGAAGGTGATGTTTATGAAAGTATAGAAGATATATGGCCCGATTATCCCAGCAAAGATGACTTCTTTTTTAATGAAGATGAATATTAA
- a CDS encoding class I SAM-dependent methyltransferase, producing MAWRIFKYIWHLFHRRHRKGHGIHSPYLFEFVNGVLFNSKAYQLPSAIAARHLKLRSESAFVRRSSVSGKSGFLLYRISRWFRPGMIVELGTGAGISTIYLSSGSPETPLHSIEQDKERAALAAQLICRCAPGPVSIHWGEMEEKLEDILTLLPPRFLAFVDGNHHYEPTVAYIRKLIDRAGEESVIVLDDIFWSRGMQRAWKEVLSWPEVRVSIDLFHMGVLLTRKDLNKTEIKIKF from the coding sequence ATGGCCTGGCGAATATTCAAATACATATGGCATCTGTTTCACAGGAGGCACCGGAAGGGGCACGGAATTCATTCCCCTTACCTGTTTGAATTTGTGAACGGCGTGCTCTTCAATTCAAAGGCTTATCAGTTGCCTTCGGCCATTGCTGCCAGGCATCTTAAGCTTCGTTCGGAAAGCGCTTTTGTCAGGCGCTCCTCTGTTTCCGGGAAATCCGGCTTTCTCCTTTACAGGATCAGCAGGTGGTTCCGGCCCGGGATGATTGTTGAACTGGGTACCGGCGCAGGCATCAGCACCATCTATCTTTCATCGGGGTCGCCCGAAACTCCCCTGCACTCGATTGAACAGGATAAAGAGCGGGCCGCACTGGCAGCGCAGCTGATCTGCAGGTGCGCTCCGGGACCGGTTTCCATCCACTGGGGTGAGATGGAGGAGAAACTGGAGGATATCCTGACATTGCTTCCTCCGCGTTTCCTGGCTTTTGTGGATGGTAACCATCACTATGAACCCACTGTGGCTTATATCCGGAAGCTGATCGACAGGGCCGGGGAGGAATCGGTGATTGTTTTGGATGATATTTTCTGGTCAAGGGGAATGCAGCGGGCATGGAAGGAAGTGCTTTCCTGGCCGGAGGTGCGAGTAAGTATTGACCTGTTTCATATGGGAGTTCTGCTAACTAGAAAAGACCTGAATAAAACAGAAATAAAAATCAAGTTTTAA
- a CDS encoding FISUMP domain-containing protein, with protein MRKLRRALKVVYVIPWILLFACSEKENETPTVEVVYPADGSTIMQGETVNIRAEAGDVDGSVKEVTIYIEGEEVASAEASSLVYAWSTAGREVAGYVLSATARDNEDASVADNITVLVDSPGGFNPALSYGTVSDMDGNSYGTIEIGQQIWMAENLKVTKYADGSAIPLVTGESEWEALSADAKAYCWYDNQSVYGDTTGALYTWAAAMNGFPGSQTLPSGIQGVCPDGWHLPSDAEWKVLESFLGMSPEDADRYDWRGSDEGGQLKEIGFSKWEMPNAGASNSSGFTAVPGGFRGNKGVFYSLGHYATFWTASDESGTDKAWYRTLYYNYQSVYRQYNFKNQGFSVRCVKDAV; from the coding sequence ATGAGAAAATTGAGAAGGGCCCTGAAAGTGGTGTATGTGATCCCCTGGATACTTCTTTTCGCCTGCAGTGAAAAGGAGAATGAGACTCCCACGGTTGAAGTGGTGTACCCTGCAGATGGATCAACCATCATGCAGGGAGAGACGGTAAACATCCGGGCAGAGGCCGGGGATGTGGATGGTTCTGTCAAGGAGGTCACTATCTATATCGAAGGAGAAGAGGTAGCCAGTGCAGAAGCCTCTTCGCTGGTTTATGCCTGGTCTACCGCCGGCAGGGAGGTGGCAGGCTATGTCCTGAGTGCAACCGCCAGAGATAATGAGGATGCCTCTGTCGCTGATAATATCACGGTACTGGTGGATAGCCCCGGGGGATTTAACCCCGCTCTTAGCTATGGAACAGTCAGTGACATGGATGGGAACAGTTACGGGACCATCGAAATTGGCCAGCAGATATGGATGGCAGAAAATCTGAAGGTGACTAAGTACGCAGATGGTAGCGCCATTCCACTGGTCACCGGTGAGTCGGAATGGGAAGCGCTGTCAGCCGATGCAAAAGCCTATTGCTGGTATGATAATCAGAGTGTTTACGGGGATACCACGGGTGCCCTGTACACCTGGGCGGCAGCAATGAATGGCTTTCCGGGGAGTCAAACCCTTCCCAGCGGAATTCAGGGGGTTTGTCCGGATGGATGGCACCTGCCCAGTGATGCAGAGTGGAAAGTGCTTGAGAGCTTCCTGGGCATGAGCCCGGAGGATGCTGACAGATATGACTGGCGGGGCAGCGATGAGGGCGGCCAGTTGAAGGAGATCGGCTTTTCCAAATGGGAAATGCCCAATGCTGGAGCCTCTAATTCAAGCGGATTTACTGCTGTTCCGGGAGGATTCCGGGGCAACAAGGGAGTGTTTTACAGCCTGGGTCATTATGCCACCTTCTGGACCGCGAGTGATGAGAGCGGAACGGATAAAGCGTGGTACCGGACCCTGTATTACAACTATCAATCGGTCTATCGCCAGTATAATTTCAAGAACCAGGGGTTCTCGGTTCGTTGTGTGAAGGATGCCGTCTAG